GGTAAACCCACCATGTAATATTTGGTACCCGGCGTTACATTTACTTCCATGGTAATGGTATAAGCGTTTACGCCTTGCACCGCGCTGCCGAACGTTTTTATGAGCATGAATTCTGTCCGTAAATTTAAATATAGAGAATTAGGTATAGTTGGAAGCGCAACAGGAACCGGCCGAAATAAATTCCAGATTTTTAAATTAAGAGAAGAAGTTTTCAGTTTTAACTTTTACAAAATGTTCTAAGCAATTGAATTAAAGAGCCCTTTTCTTCTTTCAAATTGAACACCCTGTAATCGTTTTAAGGCTAATTCTAGATTTGGAGTTAATAAACAAGTAATAATGAGTTCTTCTCCTGCTTTAGTAAGTATTCTTGCATAATAATAGCTTTCAATGGCTAAAAAGTGAAGATTACTTCCTTTATAAATGCTTGGTGACATATACACTATTATTCGTTCTATATCGCTGTTTTTGCATCGCTTTGCTGTAGAATCTTTATAGTGTACTAATTCATTCTCGCTTACTCTATATTCTTCACCTAGATTTCGAATATAATACTCAATATGTAAGTATAAGGCAGGTAAAACATCAATACAGTAGCCAATAGAAAAAATAAATACAAAATCTTCATCAAAATTTGCCCAAACAAGAATAATAAAGCTTAAAGCCGTTATAATGAAAAAGGAAAGTAAGGCTTTAAAATGATTGGATAAATTCTCTTTCAATACCATTCTTTTATATCCAAGGAGCCTATTGGTGGACAAAAACTAAAAATATTAAATTTTAAAAATTTCTATTTAACATCCAACATCTAATATCCAATTGAACTAAGCACCAACTACCTTTTGCTCAATCAGCAAAATCAGGATATGGATAACCTTAATGTGAATTTCCTGGATACGGTCGGCGTAGCCAAAGTGGGGCACCCGAATTTCGACGTCGCTGAGGGCGGCTAGTTTACCACCGTCTTTGCCCGTGAGGCTCACTATTTTCATGCCTTTTTCGCGCGCAGTTTCAGCGGCTTTTAAAACATTGCCAGAGTTGCCGCTGGTACTGATGGCTAATAAAACATCACCGGGATTTCCTAAAGCTTCGAGGTAGCGCGAAAAAACAAATTCGTAGCCGTAATCGTTGCTCACGCAGCTTAAATGACTGGGGTCCGAAATAGAAATGGCCGGTAAAGCCCGGCGATCGTGGCGGTACCGGCCCGATAATTCTTCGGCGAAATGCATAGCATCGCACATAGAGCCACCGTTGCCGCAGGATAGTATTTTACTGCCGTTTTTTAGGGCATTGCTCATGAGCTCGGCGGCAGCCTCTATTTGAGCTATATTTTCCGGATTTTTTAAAAAATTAGTTAATACAGTTTGGGCCTCGGTTAGTTCGGCCAGAATAAGATCAGAAGTACTAGACATGCTTTAGATAGAATCAGAATTTCGGGGCGCAGACTGGTTGGAGTCCTGGCCCGATGAAAAACCGGGTTTTACAATAATGGTGTTGCGATCGTAATACGGCACCGTTGAGTTTAAAGGTGTAGTTCCCGGAGAAACAGTAGAAGCAGCGCTGCTTTTATATTGCTGCATTTCTTGTTTCTGGTCGTACAACAACGCTTTTAGCTCATTTACTTTGCGGTCCTTATGCGTATGTTCGCGTTTTAAGGTGGCAATATACAAGTTTTCTACCAGCAGTTCGAGCAGTAAAACTACGCCGCCGATAATATAAAAAGTAGTGTTAAAGTTCGGGTTGGTATCCTGGCCTACTTTTAAAACATCCAGGTAAATGAGGGTAGCCGCCACCAGGTACAATAACACGACTACATTTACAAATTTCTTTATAGCTTCCATAGGTATAGATTTAAAAGTGCGATTTGTTAATAGTACGTAAATGCGCTGTCTTAGATAATCCTTTGGGCTTTAAAGAAAAATAAACCTCTAGGTGATACAAATTGACGTTTGCTTTAACCCGAGTTCCTGAAAATGAGCTACAAAGAAGCCACGCCTGTAGTAATTTGCATTTGATTAAGCCGGGCGTACAAGCCATTTTGCCGTAGCAATTCTTCGTGGGTGCCGCGTTCCCGGATGGTGCCTTTTTGCAGCACAATAATCTCGTCGGCGTGCTGAATGGTGCTCAGGCGGTGGGCAATAACCAGCGACGTGCGGTTGCGCATGAGGTTGATTAAAGCTTCCTGCACTAATTTTTCCGATTCGGTATCCAGCGCCGATGTAGCTTCGTCCATAATTAAAATAGGCGGATTTTTTAAAATGGCTCGGGCAATGCTGATGCGCTGGCGCTGCCCACCCGATAATTTGCCGCCCCGGTCGCCAATGGTGGTTTGATACCCGTCGGGGGTTTGCATGATAAAATCGTGGGCATTGGCAATTTTAGCGGCCGCTATAACTTCGGCTTCGGTAGCGTTAGTTTTGTTAAAGGCGATGTTGTTAAAAATGGTATCGTTGAATAAAATAGATTCCTGGGTTACTACGCCCATTTGTTCGCGCAGCGAGTGCAAGGTGCAGGTTTTAATATCGATGCCATCAATGGTAATTACGCCGCTGGTTGGGTCGTAAAACCGAGGAAGCAAATCGGCCAGCGTAGATTTGCCACCCCCCGATGGACCAACCAAGGCAATAGTTTTTCCTTTCGGGATGGTTAGATCAATGTGCTGCAAAACTGGTTCGCTGCCGTAAGCAAAAGATACATCGTTAAAAGTAATAGAATCCGAAAAAGCGGGCAACGTTTTAGCGGTAGGTAAATCCCGGATTTGCGGCTGGGTGTCAATAATCGCCAGAATTTTATCGCCCGAAACCAAACCTCGTTGAATGTTGCTGAACGCCGTTGAAATAGCTTTGGCCGGTACCAACACCTGCGAGAAAAGCACAATGTAGGTAATAAACTCACTCGCCGATAAATCAGATTGTTTATTAAGCACCAGCGTGCCGCCGTAAAATAAAATGCCTGCTACGGCGGCTACGCCCATAAATTCCGAAATAGGGGAAGCCAAGCTGCGCTTGTTAGTAATAGAAGTAATAATGCGCGCGTAACGGTTGTTCTGCTGGCCAAATTTATTAATTACGTATTCCTGGGCATTAAATGCTTTAATTACCCGCATGCCGCCCAAAGTCTCGTCGATAATGCTCAGGATAGTACCTAGGGATTCGTGCCCTTCAACAGCGCGTTGTTTTAATTTTTTAGAAATGGTAGAGATAATGTAACCCGAAATAGGCATCACCAACACTGTAAAAAGCGTCAACTTAACCGACATGGTAAAAAGCATCACAAACAAACCCACAATGGTCAGCGGCTCGCGTGATACTACGTTTAAGGTACTAATTACCGAATTTTCAATTTCTTGCACGTCGGTAGTCAGGCGGGTCATGATGTCGCCTTTGCGCTCATTTGAAAAAAAGCCGAGTTGCAATTGCGTAATGCGTTCGTAAACCGCCAAACGTAAATTGCGCACTACTTTGGCCCTAATAGCCCCGTCGAGCCGCAAACTTAAGTACCGGAATAAATTGGCCAGTAAGTTCGAAACCAGAATTAAGATACAAACAAACTGCAGCGCGCCGCTTTTGCCGTTTTCCGAAATAATCTGTCCGAAGTAATAATTAAAGTATTCCTTCGCGAAATCGAGGCTTAAGCTAAACTCAGGTTTTTGAATAACAGCCTGGGCTTTGGAAGTATCAACGGTACCAAAAAGAACTTCGAGTAAAGGAATGAGTAAGGCAAAGTTAAACAAGCCGAAAACAATGCCCAGAAAGGTAAAAATAAAATACTGCGGCACAAACCCGCCAAAAGGCCGGGCAAACTGCAATATGCGCCAATAAGTTTTCATGCCCGCAAAGGTAATAGATTTAGTCGATAGTCCACGGACCATAGTCGATAGGCCCCAGTTGATGAACGGTAGGTTAAGATAGATGGCATATAATACTACCTTATCAAAATTACATTGACGATTAGAAGAAATTTAAAATTTTTAAATTTTTGCTTTAGCAGAAGCTTGTGAAAGTTTGGTATTATTAGCGTAAATACCAGCTTTGACCCAGTATCTCCCGCCAGCTTGTAGCTGGTGGGTAATTATAAGAGGAAGTTTTCAACTTCCTGCCAGTTGAAAACTGGCTGCCATCAGTAGCTCCAAGATACACTGCGTTAATCTTGAAGCAGGACGTGCGAAAAAGTTTCTGGTGCGGGTTAATCCTGCGATGTTATAAGAGCAGTGCTTATGGGCGGATGTTGTTGTGTTGTTGCCATTGTTTGTGTCTGCACAAACAACTTTCCACTTTTTGCGGCAGCCCTACAGAAGTTGGTAACAAAAATTTTTAAAAATTTAAAATTCGTGGAGCCGTTGCGGAATGTTCCAGCGGAAGGCAACGGTAGTGTAGGCCGAATTATAAGAACGTGCCGCTACCTGGCTATCTACTTTCCTTAAAATTTGCTTTACATCCAGAAACATGTTGTGCCGCAATTGCCACGACGCGGTTAAATCTACGTGCAGTTGGTCGGTGGTAATGCCTTGCCCTACTTTGTTGTTGTACTCCTGCGCCCGGGTGTTGTAAGAAAGTAACACGTTGTTGCCGTAATTAATAGTGTCGGTATCGGTGCCGTAATGGGTGTAAAAAGCTTTAGCAGTTAAATTTAAGCGGCCGATAGGTTGATAACGCACAATGCCAATCCACTCGTAGAGGTTAGCGCCCATGGGGTGGGCGAGGGGTTGCTGATAATGCTGGTAATTGGTAAATTTATTTTCGTGCTGGTAGGTATAAGGCCGGATAAAATTAAATTCCACCTGCGCATCGAGGTTATTGATTCGGGCCACATCGATGTACTTAGCTCCAAGCTGGAAAGATTGTTTGTTACCCCACCAACCGTTACGGGCGCGTACGTTCGGCAACGAAAATTCATCCAGCATTAATTGGCCATATACCTGGGCCGTTCCGAAAACATTAGCTTTAAAATCCAGGCCCAGCAGAGCGTTGTCGTTGCTGCCCAGCATTAGCTCGATGCTACGGTAAAAAATAATCGGGTTAAGGTATTCCAGTTCAAAATGACCTTTGTCGCGGGCGTAAATCACCGATTCAAAAACGCCTACGTTTATGTTAGGGGTAATATTAACACCCAGGTGGTGGTAGGCAAAATACTTTTTCGGCAGTAGCTGGTCCCGGAACTCGTAATCGGCGTTCATTTCGGTAAACAGGTTGGTGTACTGCAGCTTCCAGACATTCACGTTAAATTTTAAAAAAAAGTAAGCCGGCGCGTAATCCGAGAGCACCAAAGAGCGGTAACCGTTACCAATAAAATTGCGGTCGTGGCCTAATTGCAGACTCAGGTGTTTAGAGGCAGCGTAGTTGATATAACCGCGGGCAGTGGTAAAATCGTAACCGGCCTCCGGGTTGTAACCTACACTCCGGAAAGGTTTAAAATAGCCTTCGTGGGGCAGAATGGTATCGCGCACAATGCGATCGTTCACGTAATCCGGAAACCGGGCCTGGTTTTCGGCGATAAACGTGTAAAAACCTAATTTTTTATCTAGTTGCCCTTCTACCTGAATGCCGCGAGTATTAACGTAGCGCAAACCATCTACCCGGGTGTCGTGGCCGGCTTCGAAATGAAAAATCGGGTTTACGCGCAACGTAAAATCCGGAATATCTACGGAGTAAAAATCAGCGGGCTCCCGGAAAAAGTATTTCAGAAAAGGTTTGGAGTAATGGGTTTGGTTCACGCGGTCGGTGTAATTCCAGTTGTCGTTTAATAAATAAGCCGCGTTAAACTGATCGGCGGGCGAAAGCGAGTCGCTGTCGCGAAACACTTCCTGGGCCAGTTCGGCTACTTCTTTCCGGAAGTAAGGTTTAATGCCGGTATGCAGGTTGGGGGCCCGGTCCGGAAATTTAATCTGAAAACGTTCTATTTTATGATACGTATCCGGGTCGAGTGGCACGTACGTACTTTGGGCCAGGGCGGTAAAAACGAAAAAATTTAAAAAAACTGCCGTAAATAATAAACGCATAAAAACGGTAAAAAAGGTGAATGTTTAAACAACCTGGCTCTGAGCGAAGGTTTTAGTTACGAATAAGAGTAACTACGTATTGTGCCTGCAATGGCTATCTGGTTTATTTACAATAAATTAAGTAAAAGCCAGGTTTGTAACTAAAGTTTAAATATACTGTTAAAAGCGCTACTGGGTTAAAGTCCGCGGGCGGGCATTAGGGTAGCCGCCCTAAAGCTAGTAACTTGCGGCCGCAAAATTAATTTTTTAAAAATTTCTCATGAGAGCTTCTAACCTTAAAGTTTATGACACGATCTAACCCGGTTTATATTCTTACCGAAGAGCCATCGATTGCCAGCCAGTTTATTTCTGAATTGCGTAACGTGCAGGTGCAGCGCGATAGTATGCGTTTCCGGCGCAACCTGGAACGTTTAGGCGAAGTGCTGGCGTATAAAATATCTACCCGTTTAACTTACGCGCCGCAGCAAATTCAAACGCCATTGGCTATTTGCGAACAACAGCAACTTATGGAATACCCGGTGCTGGCTACCGTATTACGGGCCGGCTTACCGTTTCATCAAGGTTTTTTAAATTATTTCGATCAGTCGCCGAGTGCGTTTGTAGCGGCTTACCGCCGGGAAGCTACCTCCGAAATTTCCGTAAACGTAGATTACCTCACCGGGCCATCGCTGGAAGGTCGGGTGTTATTGCTGGTAGATCCCATGCTGGCTACTGGTTCTTCGTTGGCGCTTACTTATAAAGCCATGCTGCGGTTCGGAAACCCACGGGAGGTACATATTGCCGCAGCTATTGCCAGCCCCGAAGGATTAAAGCACATTCAGGAGCAGTTGCCGCAGGCCATTATTTGGCTGGGTGCCCTGGACGACCACTTAAACGAGCGGGCTTACATTGTGCCGGGTTTAGGCGATGCCGGGGATTTAGCTTATGGGACTAAAATTTAAAAATTGGAATATTTTTATTTTTTAAAAACTCTGGTACTTTTCTTGTATTTAAAACCAAACCGCAATTTTTACCCGTATCTCATACGTTATATAAAAACCAACTTTTAATTTCAGTAAAAAACAGTGCATACCGTGGCATCCGAAATAGTAAAATACCTTTCTGTTTACCTGCTCAGCATGGTAAAATTTTTTGGCGGACCGCTGGCCGGAATCTCCATGGGCTTGTCTTTCGGGATGACTTTATTGCTAAGTGTTACCGGTATGATGACTAGTGTATTCATCTTTTCGCAGGTAGGGATGATGGTTTCGCGGTGGTATGTTGCCCGGCACCGGGCGCAGAATAAACCAATCTTCAGTAAAAAAAGCCGGAAAATCGTAAAGATCTGGCAAAGGTTTGGTATAAAAGGAATTGCGTTTTTAACACCAGTACTATTTAGCCCGGTAATCGGTACTATAATGGCTACGGTGTTGGGAGCCAGTCAGCGCCACATCTTATTTCATATGCTATGGAGCGCTATTTTCTGGGGCATAGCTTTTACTTTCGCCCTACACGAATTACGTCATTTAGATCTGGCCATTTTTCATAAGTAGCTATAAGTTTAGGAGTACTATTAAGCTTCTAAAGAGTATGGATAATGTAATTACCATTCAAAAATCTTTAATACCTAACTAGGTTAACCTAACATATTTTTAAACTAGAAAGCCTCTTGGAGAACATCTAAGAGGCTTTCCGGTTTAAAGGTGTTTCCTTGGTTGATGTTACTTTACTTTTTATAATAATTCAAAGATTACTCTTTTCTTAGGAAATCAATTCCTTAAAATTTTGACTTTTTTCAACTAGGGCTATTGGGAATGAAAAGGCGTGTAATTGTGCTTCATTAAATTTTTTTTAATAACAAACTGACCAGTTAAATTAATTATTTTAAAAGAATATAGCTGGTATGTTGATTAAATTTCAACTTCTTGATTAATGTTTTAAATTACTGCTAATAAAGTACCGGAAGTATGCCGCTTTTTCAATGGCATAGGTTTTTATTACTTTAAATGTTTAATCCCAGGTTTGTAGCCTGATTTTGATAAAAATTTAAAAAATACCTTACAAAGCCAATAAAGAAAGATAAAATTGGCCCTATAGTTATAGTCCTTTAAAGACTTATTTAACCCGATAAAGGAAAATTTGATTAATAAAATGATAAAATAGTATTACTTCTGAAGCGGTGCTTTGGGTTATCTTGGGCGATTGAATTTAGAGTTATTCCACATTACTACTATCACCCAATTTAACAGTGCCCATGAAAAAATCTACTCATTCCTGGCAACGTAAAAGTTGCGTTTTACTAATGCTGCTCGCCTTTAGCGGGGCGATTGAAACCAAAGCAGCACTAGCCTACCATAAAGCGGTGATCCGGACCGTGGAGTGGCCCATCAGTGGTAAAGTTGTATCGCCCGCTGGCGAAGCCTTACCGGGTGTAACTATCTTAGTAAAAGGTACTACCAATGGAACTACTACTGGATTAGATGGTACCTTTTCAATTAACGTGCCCGAAGCAGCGGGTACTTTAGTGGCATCGTATATTGGTTATACTACCAAAGAACAACCTTATTCCGGACCAGGCACTTTAAACATTACTTTATCCGACGATACCAAAGCTCTGCAGGAAGTAGTGGTAGTGGGTTATGGTACCCAGAAGCGGGAGGACGTAACCGGTGCTATCAGCTCGGTAAGTGCAGCTCAAATCGAAAAAACACCTGTTACTACCTTAGACCAAGCTTTACAAGGCCGTTCAGCCGGGGTACAGGTTACCAATAACGATGCCGCACCCGGCGCCGGAATTCAGGTGCAAATTAGAGGTGTGGGCGGTTTTGGTAACAACGATCCTTTGTACGTAGTGGACGGCTATCCGATTACCGGGGGGATCAATACCTTAAACCCATCGGATATTGCTTCCATGGACATTTTAAAAGATGCTTCGGCTACGGCTATTTACGGTAACCGGGCGGCTAACGGGGTAGTAATTATTACCACCAAGCGCGGTAAAGCCGGCGAAATGCAGATTTCCTTCGATGCATTAACTTCTTTTCAGACGCAGCCCAAAATGTTTGACGTGTTAAACGCGCAGCAATTTGCCACC
The sequence above is a segment of the Adhaeribacter swui genome. Coding sequences within it:
- the lpcA gene encoding D-sedoheptulose 7-phosphate isomerase, which produces MSSTSDLILAELTEAQTVLTNFLKNPENIAQIEAAAELMSNALKNGSKILSCGNGGSMCDAMHFAEELSGRYRHDRRALPAISISDPSHLSCVSNDYGYEFVFSRYLEALGNPGDVLLAISTSGNSGNVLKAAETAREKGMKIVSLTGKDGGKLAALSDVEIRVPHFGYADRIQEIHIKVIHILILLIEQKVVGA
- a CDS encoding ABC transporter ATP-binding protein, whose product is MKTYWRILQFARPFGGFVPQYFIFTFLGIVFGLFNFALLIPLLEVLFGTVDTSKAQAVIQKPEFSLSLDFAKEYFNYYFGQIISENGKSGALQFVCILILVSNLLANLFRYLSLRLDGAIRAKVVRNLRLAVYERITQLQLGFFSNERKGDIMTRLTTDVQEIENSVISTLNVVSREPLTIVGLFVMLFTMSVKLTLFTVLVMPISGYIISTISKKLKQRAVEGHESLGTILSIIDETLGGMRVIKAFNAQEYVINKFGQQNNRYARIITSITNKRSLASPISEFMGVAAVAGILFYGGTLVLNKQSDLSASEFITYIVLFSQVLVPAKAISTAFSNIQRGLVSGDKILAIIDTQPQIRDLPTAKTLPAFSDSITFNDVSFAYGSEPVLQHIDLTIPKGKTIALVGPSGGGKSTLADLLPRFYDPTSGVITIDGIDIKTCTLHSLREQMGVVTQESILFNDTIFNNIAFNKTNATEAEVIAAAKIANAHDFIMQTPDGYQTTIGDRGGKLSGGQRQRISIARAILKNPPILIMDEATSALDTESEKLVQEALINLMRNRTSLVIAHRLSTIQHADEIIVLQKGTIRERGTHEELLRQNGLYARLNQMQITTGVASL
- the upp gene encoding uracil phosphoribosyltransferase — protein: MTRSNPVYILTEEPSIASQFISELRNVQVQRDSMRFRRNLERLGEVLAYKISTRLTYAPQQIQTPLAICEQQQLMEYPVLATVLRAGLPFHQGFLNYFDQSPSAFVAAYRREATSEISVNVDYLTGPSLEGRVLLLVDPMLATGSSLALTYKAMLRFGNPREVHIAAAIASPEGLKHIQEQLPQAIIWLGALDDHLNERAYIVPGLGDAGDLAYGTKI